A genomic window from Candidatus Denitrolinea symbiosum includes:
- a CDS encoding dicarboxylate/amino acid:cation symporter — MVQDKRKAGMTTIITLSMILGVAFGLITGKNFPFIEMLGQLFLRLIQMSIILLVTGQIVEAIGGIKPSETGKIGAKTVAIFAVSTFLAAFFGILMAVVFKPGIGVEISSIEASVDVTAGKASAIADTMLGFFPTNIMQAMANGIIVQVIVFAIFVGLGLSYINRDGISLLYKTLVDFNKIIMRIIQMVMYFAPVGVFALVASSIGKFGIEVIIPLAKYLGVYGLGTLLFLIAWVAVVSTYTRINPIEIVKRVTRMSLVALATTSSAVTLPIEMEDAENKLGVTKDVNKIALPLGVSLNSNGAAMHMAITIMTIAQLYGVSYTFSDMVYIVALTAFASLANAVVPGAGLVSLSIVVPQMGLPLEAIALFAGIEWFVGMLRTILNVDADTFTSMLVAKSENKLNYAVYDKNPGLV; from the coding sequence ATGGTTCAGGACAAAAGAAAAGCAGGCATGACCACAATCATCACGCTCTCCATGATCCTGGGCGTGGCGTTTGGATTGATCACGGGCAAAAATTTTCCGTTTATCGAGATGTTGGGACAGCTGTTTCTACGGCTGATCCAAATGTCGATCATCCTGCTCGTCACCGGGCAGATCGTCGAAGCCATCGGTGGGATCAAGCCCAGCGAAACCGGCAAGATTGGCGCGAAAACCGTCGCCATTTTTGCCGTATCCACCTTCCTTGCAGCCTTCTTTGGCATATTGATGGCGGTCGTATTCAAACCCGGCATTGGAGTTGAAATTTCGAGTATTGAAGCGAGCGTGGATGTGACGGCTGGAAAAGCCAGCGCCATCGCCGACACGATGTTGGGATTCTTCCCGACCAATATCATGCAAGCAATGGCCAACGGCATCATCGTCCAGGTGATTGTATTTGCCATCTTTGTCGGATTGGGACTTAGCTACATTAACCGCGATGGGATATCGCTCCTGTATAAAACGCTGGTTGATTTCAACAAAATCATCATGCGCATCATCCAAATGGTGATGTACTTCGCGCCGGTCGGCGTTTTTGCCCTGGTAGCTTCGTCAATCGGCAAGTTCGGAATTGAAGTAATCATCCCTCTGGCCAAGTATTTAGGCGTGTACGGACTGGGCACACTGCTGTTCTTGATCGCATGGGTGGCAGTGGTGTCAACCTACACGCGGATCAATCCGATTGAGATTGTCAAGCGCGTTACGCGTATGTCGCTGGTGGCGCTGGCAACCACCTCTTCGGCAGTAACGCTGCCGATTGAAATGGAAGACGCTGAAAATAAGTTGGGCGTAACCAAGGATGTGAACAAGATTGCCCTCCCGTTGGGAGTCAGCCTGAACAGTAACGGCGCCGCCATGCATATGGCTATCACCATCATGACCATAGCCCAACTATACGGCGTATCTTATACTTTCAGCGACATGGTCTATATCGTCGCGCTGACGGCGTTCGCTTCGCTCGCCAATGCGGTAGTGCCCGGCGCGGGACTGGTTTCGCTCTCGATAGTTGTGCCGCAAATGGGCTTGCCGCTTGAAGCCATCGCGCTGTTTGCGGGCATAGAGTGGTTCGTGGGTATGCTGCGCACGATCCTAAACGTCGACGCCGACACCTTCACTTCGATGTTGGTGGCTAAGAGCGAAAACAAACTCAACTATGCTGTGTACGATAAAAATCCAGGACTTGTGTAA